The Streptomyces sp. NBC_01775 genome includes a region encoding these proteins:
- the nuoL gene encoding NADH-quinone oxidoreductase subunit L produces the protein MESLIGLLVGAPVLGAAVLLCGGRRLDRTGHWLATLLAAVSFVLGAALFLDMLGKGGEHRAMHSHLWSWVPVEGFQADVAFQLDQLSMTFVLLITGVGTLIHLYSVGYMEHDPRRRRFFAYLNLFLAAMLLLVLADNYLLLYVGWEGVGLASYLLIGFWQDRPSAATAAKKAFLVNRVGDAGLAIAIFLMFTTFGSFAFAPVLSSATEAGEGKLTAVGLMLLLAACGKSAQVPLQSWLGDAMEGPTPVSALIHAATMVTAGVYLITRSGAIFNEAPDAQTAVVVVGAVTLLFGAIVGCAKDDIKKALAGSTMSQIGYMILAAGLGPIGYAFAIMHLVTHGFFKAGLFLGAGSVMHGMNDEVNMRHYGGLRKHMPVTFVTFGLGYLAIIGFPGLSGFFSKDQIIEAAFAKGGTQGWILGAVTLLGAAITAYYMTRVMLLTFFGEKRWKPDAEGHEPHPHESPKTMTIPMIVLAFGSVFAGGLFKAGESFVHWLEPVTQFEHGHSPLSASTVTGATVVALVIGVGAAWLQYGRRTVPSVAPRGSLLTRAARRDLLQDDFNHVVLVNGGKYLTRSLVYVDNKVVDGAVNGTAASFGGLSGRLRRLQNGFARSYAVSMFGGAAVLIAATLLMRAV, from the coding sequence GTGGAGTCATTGATCGGACTGCTCGTCGGCGCTCCAGTGCTGGGCGCCGCGGTGCTGCTGTGCGGCGGCCGGCGTCTGGACCGCACGGGGCACTGGCTGGCGACACTGCTCGCCGCCGTCTCCTTCGTGCTGGGCGCGGCCCTCTTCCTCGACATGCTCGGCAAGGGCGGCGAGCACCGCGCGATGCACTCGCACCTGTGGTCGTGGGTGCCGGTGGAGGGCTTCCAGGCCGACGTCGCCTTCCAGCTCGACCAGCTCTCGATGACGTTCGTCCTGCTGATCACCGGCGTGGGCACGCTCATCCATCTGTACTCGGTCGGCTACATGGAGCACGACCCCAGGCGCCGCCGCTTCTTCGCCTATCTGAACCTCTTCCTCGCGGCGATGCTGCTGCTCGTCCTCGCGGACAACTACCTGCTGCTGTACGTCGGCTGGGAGGGCGTGGGTCTGGCCTCCTACCTGCTGATCGGGTTCTGGCAGGACAGGCCGAGCGCGGCGACGGCGGCCAAGAAGGCGTTCCTGGTCAACCGCGTCGGTGACGCGGGCCTGGCCATCGCCATCTTCCTGATGTTCACCACCTTCGGGTCCTTCGCCTTCGCGCCGGTGCTCTCCAGCGCTACGGAGGCGGGCGAGGGCAAGCTGACGGCGGTCGGGCTGATGCTGCTGCTGGCCGCCTGCGGCAAGTCGGCGCAGGTGCCGCTCCAGTCCTGGCTGGGGGACGCGATGGAGGGCCCGACCCCGGTCTCGGCCCTGATCCACGCGGCGACGATGGTGACCGCCGGCGTCTACCTCATCACCCGCTCCGGCGCGATCTTCAACGAGGCGCCGGACGCGCAGACCGCGGTGGTCGTCGTCGGCGCGGTCACGCTGCTGTTCGGTGCGATCGTCGGTTGTGCGAAGGACGACATCAAGAAGGCCCTGGCGGGCTCGACGATGTCGCAGATCGGCTACATGATCCTGGCGGCCGGGCTCGGCCCGATCGGCTACGCGTTCGCCATCATGCACCTGGTCACCCACGGCTTCTTCAAGGCCGGTCTCTTCCTCGGCGCCGGTTCCGTGATGCACGGGATGAACGACGAGGTGAACATGCGCCACTACGGGGGCCTGCGCAAGCACATGCCGGTCACCTTCGTGACGTTCGGCCTCGGATATCTCGCCATCATCGGCTTCCCCGGGCTGTCCGGCTTCTTCTCCAAGGACCAGATCATCGAGGCCGCCTTCGCCAAGGGCGGCACCCAGGGCTGGATCCTGGGCGCCGTCACCCTGCTGGGCGCGGCGATCACCGCGTACTACATGACGCGGGTGATGCTGCTGACCTTCTTCGGCGAGAAGCGCTGGAAGCCGGACGCTGAGGGGCATGAGCCACACCCGCACGAGTCCCCGAAGACCATGACGATCCCGATGATCGTCCTCGCCTTCGGCTCGGTCTTCGCCGGCGGGCTCTTCAAGGCGGGCGAGTCCTTCGTGCACTGGCTGGAGCCGGTGACGCAGTTCGAGCACGGCCACTCGCCGCTGTCCGCGTCCACGGTCACCGGGGCCACCGTCGTCGCCCTGGTCATCGGGGTGGGCGCCGCGTGGTTGCAGTACGGACGCCGGACGGTGCCGTCGGTGGCGCCGCGTGGCTCGCTGCTGACCCGCGCCGCCAGGCGCGACCTGCTCCAGGACGACTTCAACCACGTCGTGCTGGTCAACGGCGGCAAGTACCTCACCCGCAGCCTCGTCTACGTCGACAACAAGGTCGTGGACGGCGCGGTGAACGGCACGGCGGCGTCCTTCGGCGGGCTGTCCGGGCGGCTGCGGCGGCTCCAGAACGGTTTCGCCCGCTCGTACGCGGTCTCCATGTTCGGCGGCGCGGCGGTGCTGATCGCCGCCACCTTGCTGATGAGGGCGGTCTGA
- the nuoK gene encoding NADH-quinone oxidoreductase subunit NuoK, translating into MSPVNYVYLAALLFTIGAAGVLIRRNAIVVFMCIELMLNAANLTLVAFSRMHGNLDGQIMAFFVMVVAAAEVVVGLAIIVMLYRSRHSASVDDASLMKL; encoded by the coding sequence GTGAGCCCCGTCAACTACGTCTATCTGGCAGCACTGCTGTTCACCATCGGCGCCGCCGGAGTCCTCATCCGGCGCAACGCCATCGTGGTGTTCATGTGCATCGAGCTGATGCTCAACGCGGCCAACTTGACCCTGGTCGCCTTCTCCCGCATGCACGGCAATCTCGACGGCCAGATCATGGCGTTCTTCGTCATGGTCGTCGCCGCCGCCGAGGTCGTGGTCGGGCTGGCGATCATCGTGATGCTCTACCGCTCCCGCCACTCGGCCTCGGTCGACGACGCCAGCCTCATGAAGCTGTAA
- a CDS encoding NADH-quinone oxidoreductase subunit J: MNALAASTATSTGEALQFWVLGTIAVIGGLGTVLMRRAVHSALCLAGTMIILALFYLANGAYFLGVVQIVVYTGAVMMLFLFVLMLVGVSAADSLKETIKGQRWLAVGCALGLGILLIAGIGQTPIASFNGLEAANAQGNVPALASLLFTKYVVAFEVVGALLTVAAVGATLLTHRERIEKSKSQREQAEERVRGGKQLPPLPAPGVYARHNAVDRPGLLPDGTPAEISVSHTLRERGQIREVSAEQMASLAALEQRTADHHGQRAYPGPKDPGERAAEAAESAKGTARERTDGRESDEARGGADDREEAAK, encoded by the coding sequence ATGAACGCGCTCGCCGCCTCCACCGCCACCTCCACCGGTGAGGCCCTCCAGTTCTGGGTGCTGGGCACCATCGCCGTCATCGGCGGGCTCGGCACCGTGCTGATGCGCCGCGCGGTGCACAGCGCGCTCTGTCTGGCCGGGACCATGATCATCCTGGCGCTGTTCTACCTCGCCAACGGCGCCTACTTCCTGGGCGTCGTCCAGATCGTCGTCTACACCGGCGCGGTCATGATGCTGTTCTTGTTCGTGCTGATGCTGGTGGGTGTCAGCGCGGCGGACTCCCTCAAGGAGACCATCAAGGGGCAGCGCTGGCTGGCCGTCGGATGCGCGCTCGGCCTCGGCATCCTGCTGATCGCAGGCATCGGCCAGACCCCCATCGCCAGCTTCAACGGGCTGGAGGCGGCCAACGCCCAGGGCAACGTCCCCGCGCTGGCCTCGCTGCTGTTCACCAAGTACGTGGTCGCCTTCGAGGTCGTCGGCGCGCTGCTGACCGTGGCCGCCGTCGGTGCCACGCTGCTGACCCACCGCGAGCGCATCGAGAAGAGCAAGTCCCAGCGCGAGCAGGCCGAGGAGCGGGTGCGCGGCGGCAAGCAGCTGCCACCGCTGCCCGCGCCCGGCGTCTACGCCCGGCACAACGCGGTCGACCGTCCGGGGCTGCTGCCCGACGGCACCCCCGCCGAGATCAGCGTCAGCCACACGCTGCGCGAGCGCGGCCAGATCCGCGAGGTCAGCGCCGAGCAGATGGCGAGCCTCGCCGCGCTGGAGCAGCGCACCGCCGACCACCACGGCCAGCGCGCCTACCCGGGCCCGAAGGACCCGGGAGAGAGGGCCGCCGAGGCCGCCGAGTCCGCAAAGGGCACAGCGCGGGAGCGCACGGACGGCCGTGAGAGCGACGAGGCACGCGGCGGAGCCGACGACCGCGAGGAGGCAGCCAAGTGA
- the nuoI gene encoding NADH-quinone oxidoreductase subunit NuoI, producing MTEPPRGSPTVPENPLAGFGVTFKDMFKKRLTEQYPEYKKATAPRFHGRHQLNRHPDGLEKCVGCELCAWACPADAIYVEGADNTEEERYSPGERYGRVYQINYLRCILCGLCVEACPTRALTMTNEYELADSSRQSLIYTKEELLAGLEEGMVDSPHAIFPGMTEKDYYQGLVSEAAPGTQPQKARDSGVPQESADTFGPDEPAAAAGAGLDSTAAAHGAMTGGTETGSGEGDR from the coding sequence CTGACGGAACCACCGAGAGGGAGCCCGACGGTGCCTGAGAATCCCCTGGCCGGCTTCGGCGTGACCTTCAAGGACATGTTCAAGAAGCGGCTGACCGAGCAGTACCCCGAGTACAAGAAAGCCACGGCGCCCCGCTTCCACGGCCGACACCAGCTCAACCGGCACCCGGACGGGCTGGAGAAGTGCGTCGGCTGCGAACTGTGCGCCTGGGCCTGTCCCGCCGACGCGATCTACGTGGAGGGCGCGGACAACACCGAGGAGGAGCGCTACTCCCCGGGCGAGCGCTACGGCCGCGTCTACCAGATCAACTACCTGCGCTGCATCCTGTGCGGCCTGTGCGTCGAGGCGTGCCCCACCCGGGCGCTGACCATGACCAACGAGTACGAACTGGCCGACTCCTCCCGGCAGTCCCTCATCTACACCAAGGAGGAGCTGCTCGCGGGCCTGGAGGAGGGCATGGTCGACTCCCCGCACGCCATCTTCCCTGGCATGACCGAAAAGGACTACTACCAGGGCCTGGTCAGCGAGGCCGCGCCCGGTACGCAGCCGCAGAAGGCCCGGGACAGCGGCGTCCCCCAGGAGTCGGCCGACACCTTCGGCCCCGACGAGCCGGCCGCCGCCGCGGGCGCCGGTCTGGATTCGACCGCCGCGGCCCACGGCGCCATGACCGGCGGCACCGAGACCGGATCCGGGGAGGGCGACCGATGA
- the nuoH gene encoding NADH-quinone oxidoreductase subunit NuoH has translation MSAFVMAAPSQRSVLAAEDLSMFGTDPFWLVALKAVFCFAFMMLTVLLSIVFERKIVGWMQLRVGPNRHGPWGMLQSLADGVKLMLKEDITVKGSDKAVYLLAPIIGAVPAFMAIAVIPFGPADNEVSIFGHRTPMQLTDMPVAVLFVLATASIASYGVVLAGWSSGSTYPLLGGVRATAQIISYEIAMGLSFAAVFLYSGSMSTSTIVAEQADGWFAYLLPVSFVIYLVSMVGEAHRAPFDMPESEGDLVAGFQTEYSSIKFAMFMLTEYIHLVTVSALAVTLFLGGWRAPAPISTWWEGANHGWWPMLWFVAKLAVLIFVFIWLRGTLPRVRYDQFMKLGWKILIPVALVWLMLVATVRAMRNEGYDYSEVVYWVAGTALGLLLITFVIDFFRGGEDEAEAEAAGKDEPFDPMAGGFPVPPLPGQTLPPVPRRPSRADRDRDREPVAAGTTDGTTEREPDGA, from the coding sequence ATGAGTGCTTTCGTCATGGCCGCCCCGTCCCAGCGGAGCGTCCTCGCCGCCGAGGACCTGTCGATGTTCGGCACGGACCCCTTCTGGCTGGTCGCGCTGAAGGCCGTCTTCTGCTTCGCGTTCATGATGCTGACCGTGCTGCTGTCCATCGTCTTCGAGCGGAAGATCGTGGGCTGGATGCAGCTGCGCGTCGGGCCCAACCGGCACGGCCCCTGGGGCATGCTCCAGTCGCTCGCCGACGGCGTGAAGCTGATGCTCAAGGAAGACATCACCGTCAAGGGCAGCGACAAGGCCGTCTATCTGCTGGCCCCGATCATCGGTGCCGTGCCCGCCTTCATGGCGATCGCGGTCATCCCGTTCGGGCCCGCGGACAACGAGGTCTCGATCTTCGGCCACCGCACGCCGATGCAGCTGACGGACATGCCCGTCGCCGTCCTCTTCGTGCTGGCCACCGCCTCCATCGCCTCCTACGGCGTGGTGCTGGCGGGCTGGTCCTCCGGGTCGACGTATCCGCTGCTCGGCGGGGTCCGCGCGACGGCCCAGATCATCAGCTACGAGATCGCGATGGGCCTCAGCTTCGCCGCGGTCTTCCTCTACTCCGGCTCCATGTCCACCTCGACGATCGTCGCGGAGCAGGCGGACGGCTGGTTCGCCTATCTGCTGCCGGTCTCCTTCGTCATCTACCTGGTGTCGATGGTCGGCGAGGCGCACCGCGCGCCGTTCGACATGCCGGAGTCCGAAGGCGACCTGGTCGCGGGCTTCCAGACCGAGTACAGCTCGATCAAGTTCGCGATGTTCATGCTGACCGAGTACATCCACCTGGTCACGGTCTCCGCGCTCGCCGTCACTCTCTTCCTGGGCGGCTGGCGGGCCCCGGCGCCGATCTCCACCTGGTGGGAGGGCGCCAACCACGGCTGGTGGCCGATGCTCTGGTTCGTCGCCAAGCTCGCCGTGCTCATCTTCGTCTTCATCTGGCTGCGCGGCACTCTGCCCCGCGTGCGCTACGACCAGTTCATGAAGCTGGGCTGGAAGATCCTCATCCCGGTCGCCCTGGTGTGGCTGATGCTGGTGGCCACCGTCCGCGCCATGCGCAACGAGGGCTACGACTACAGCGAGGTCGTCTACTGGGTCGCCGGGACGGCGCTGGGCCTGCTGCTGATCACCTTCGTCATCGACTTCTTCCGGGGCGGCGAGGACGAGGCGGAGGCCGAAGCGGCCGGGAAGGACGAGCCGTTCGACCCGATGGCCGGCGGCTTCCCCGTCCCACCGCTGCCGGGCCAGACCCTGCCACCGGTGCCACGACGGCCCTCGCGCGCCGATCGCGACCGCGACCGCGAGCCGGTCGCTGCCGGAACCACTGACGGAACCACCGAGAGGGAGCCCGACGGTGCCTGA
- a CDS encoding NADH-quinone oxidoreductase subunit G: MTVTTPASPSGGGEVTPPPEDLVSLTIDGAQISVPKGTLVIRAAEQLGIEIPRFCDHPLLDPAGACRQCIVEVEGQRKPMASCTIQCTDGMVVKTHLTSEPASKAQRGVMELLLINHPLDCPVCDKGGECPLQNQAMSHGDADSRFEGKKRTFEKPVAISKQVLLDRERCVLCARCTRFSNQIAGDPMIELLERGALQQVGTGEDTPFESYFSGNTIQICPVGALTSAAYRFRSRPFDLTSSPSVCEHCSGGCATRTDHRRGKVMRRLAANDPEVNEEWLCDKGRFAFRYAQRPDRLTTPLVRGEDGELAPASWPEALEAAARGLEGARGRAGVLTGGRVTVEDAYAYAKFARVALRTNDIDFRARAHSAEESAFLISHVAGKGKDLGGGGLTYSALEAAPAVLLAGLETEEEAPGVFLRLRKAWRTHKQRTFALAPYATRGLEKAGGTLLPAAPGTETEWLDALAGGVGLEERGSEAAEALRAEGSVILVGERLATVPGALTAAVRTAAATGATLAWVPRRAGERGAIEAGALGALLPGARPVSDAGARAEVARVWGVAELPAEPGRDTSQILQAAADGELSALVVGGVGVADLPDPALALRALEAAEFVVSLELRPSEVTDRADVVLPVSAVVEKSGTFLNWEGRARMFQAAVKPDQMTRRHVQPDARVLTMLADALDVHLGVPDVRMARGEMDRLGHTVHEMEAVLSPAPVSGARAVPQPAAGEAVLAGHRLLLDQGRLQEGDEALAGTRHAALARLSAATAAETGVKDGDELAVTGPSGQVRLPLRVTEMPDRVVWLPLNSVGHGVAADTGANPGELVRIGPVSTSGGNGEVEA; this comes from the coding sequence ATGACCGTCACCACCCCCGCCTCGCCCTCCGGAGGAGGGGAGGTCACCCCACCGCCCGAAGACCTCGTGTCGCTGACCATCGACGGTGCGCAGATCAGCGTCCCCAAGGGCACGCTCGTCATCCGCGCCGCCGAACAGCTCGGTATCGAGATCCCGCGCTTTTGCGACCACCCGCTTCTCGACCCCGCCGGCGCCTGCCGGCAGTGCATCGTCGAGGTCGAGGGCCAGCGCAAGCCCATGGCGTCCTGCACCATCCAGTGCACCGACGGCATGGTCGTCAAGACGCACCTCACCTCCGAGCCCGCGAGCAAGGCCCAGCGCGGCGTGATGGAGCTGCTGCTCATCAACCACCCGCTGGACTGCCCGGTCTGCGACAAGGGCGGCGAGTGCCCCTTGCAGAACCAGGCGATGTCCCACGGCGACGCCGACTCCCGCTTCGAGGGCAAGAAGCGCACCTTCGAGAAGCCCGTGGCCATCTCGAAGCAGGTGCTGCTCGACCGCGAGCGGTGCGTGCTGTGCGCGCGCTGCACCCGCTTCTCCAACCAGATCGCGGGCGACCCCATGATCGAGCTGCTGGAGCGGGGCGCCCTCCAGCAGGTGGGCACCGGCGAGGACACGCCCTTCGAGTCGTACTTCTCCGGCAACACCATCCAGATCTGCCCGGTCGGCGCGCTCACCTCGGCCGCCTACCGGTTCCGCTCCCGCCCCTTCGACCTCACCTCCTCGCCCAGCGTGTGCGAGCACTGCTCCGGCGGCTGCGCCACCCGCACCGACCACCGGCGCGGCAAGGTCATGCGCCGGCTGGCGGCCAACGACCCCGAGGTCAACGAGGAGTGGCTCTGCGACAAGGGCCGCTTCGCCTTCCGCTACGCCCAGCGGCCCGACCGGCTCACCACCCCGCTCGTACGCGGCGAGGACGGCGAGCTGGCACCGGCGAGCTGGCCCGAGGCGCTGGAGGCGGCGGCCCGCGGGCTCGAAGGGGCGCGCGGCCGGGCCGGGGTGCTGACCGGCGGCCGGGTCACCGTCGAGGACGCGTACGCCTACGCCAAGTTCGCCCGTGTCGCGCTGCGCACCAACGACATCGACTTCCGCGCGCGGGCCCACTCCGCCGAGGAGAGCGCCTTCCTGATCTCGCACGTCGCCGGGAAGGGCAAGGACCTGGGCGGGGGAGGCCTGACCTACAGCGCGCTGGAGGCGGCGCCCGCCGTGCTGCTGGCCGGGCTGGAGACCGAGGAGGAGGCGCCCGGCGTCTTCCTGCGGCTGCGCAAGGCATGGCGCACCCACAAGCAGCGCACCTTCGCGCTCGCCCCCTACGCCACCCGTGGCCTGGAGAAGGCGGGCGGCACCCTGCTGCCCGCGGCCCCCGGCACCGAGACCGAGTGGCTGGACGCGCTCGCGGGCGGGGTCGGGCTGGAGGAGCGGGGGAGCGAGGCGGCCGAGGCGCTGCGGGCCGAGGGCTCGGTGATACTCGTCGGCGAGCGGCTGGCCACCGTGCCCGGCGCGCTCACCGCCGCCGTACGCACCGCCGCCGCCACCGGCGCCACCCTGGCGTGGGTGCCGCGCCGCGCGGGCGAGCGGGGCGCGATCGAGGCGGGCGCGCTCGGCGCGCTGCTGCCGGGGGCCCGGCCGGTCTCCGACGCGGGGGCCCGTGCCGAGGTCGCCCGGGTGTGGGGAGTGGCCGAACTGCCCGCCGAGCCGGGGCGTGACACCTCGCAGATCCTTCAGGCCGCCGCCGACGGTGAGCTGTCGGCGCTGGTCGTCGGCGGCGTCGGCGTGGCGGACCTGCCGGACCCGGCGCTGGCCCTGCGGGCGCTGGAGGCGGCCGAGTTCGTCGTCAGTCTGGAGCTGCGGCCCAGCGAGGTCACCGACCGGGCCGATGTCGTCCTCCCCGTCTCCGCCGTGGTGGAGAAGTCGGGCACCTTCCTCAACTGGGAGGGCCGCGCACGGATGTTCCAGGCCGCCGTCAAGCCGGACCAGATGACGCGCCGCCATGTGCAGCCCGACGCACGGGTTCTGACCATGCTCGCGGACGCCCTCGATGTGCACCTGGGCGTGCCCGATGTGCGCATGGCGCGCGGCGAGATGGACCGGCTCGGCCACACGGTCCACGAGATGGAGGCCGTCTTGTCACCGGCCCCGGTGTCCGGGGCGCGCGCCGTGCCGCAGCCCGCCGCCGGGGAGGCCGTGCTCGCCGGGCACCGGCTGCTGCTCGACCAGGGCCGGCTCCAGGAGGGCGACGAGGCGCTGGCCGGGACCCGGCACGCGGCCCTGGCCCGGCTCTCCGCCGCGACGGCCGCCGAGACCGGGGTCAAGGACGGCGACGAGCTCGCCGTCACCGGGCCGAGCGGCCAGGTACGGCTGCCGCTGCGGGTCACCGAGATGCCCGACCGGGTCGTGTGGCTGCCGCTGAACTCGGTGGGCCACGGCGTCGCGGCCGACACCGGGGCCAACCCCGGCGAGCTGGTCCGCATCGGCCCCGTGAGCACCTCCGGCGGAAACGGGGAGGTGGAAGCGTGA
- the nuoF gene encoding NADH-quinone oxidoreductase subunit NuoF — MTVAAQGGGGQDDTTRSQDHADHEPHSGPPDMSPEKLLTPVLSAHWDETDSYTLAGYRRHEGYQGLRKALAMDPDDLIAYVKEAGLRGRGGAGFPTGMKWQFIPQGDGKPHYLVVNADESEPGTCKDIPLLFANPHSLIEGIVIACHAIRSSHAFIYLRGEVVPVLRRLHEAVREAYEAGYLGKDALGPGKDLELTVHAGAGAYICGEETALLDSLEGRRGQPRLRPPFPAVAGLYACPTVVNNVESIASVPALVNKGKDWFRSMGSEKSPGFTLYSLSGHVASPGQYEAPLGITLRQLLDMSGGMRPGHRLKFWTPGGSSTPMLTDDHLDVPLDYEGVGNAGSMLGTKALQCFDETTCVVRAVTRWTEFYAHESCGKCTPCREGTYWLVQLMRDIEAGKAGPADLEKIADIADNINGKSFCALGDGAASPIFSSLQYFREEYEQHLEGRGCPFDPEKSTAWADAAGSPRAGVTA; from the coding sequence ATGACCGTGGCAGCACAGGGCGGCGGCGGCCAGGACGACACCACCAGGTCCCAGGACCACGCGGACCACGAGCCCCACTCGGGCCCCCCGGACATGAGCCCCGAGAAGCTCCTCACCCCCGTGCTGTCCGCGCACTGGGACGAGACGGACTCCTACACGCTGGCCGGCTACCGGCGGCACGAGGGCTACCAGGGCCTGCGCAAGGCGCTCGCCATGGACCCCGACGACCTCATCGCCTACGTCAAGGAAGCGGGGCTGCGCGGACGCGGCGGCGCCGGCTTCCCGACCGGGATGAAGTGGCAGTTCATCCCGCAGGGCGACGGCAAGCCGCACTATCTCGTCGTCAACGCCGACGAGTCCGAGCCCGGCACCTGCAAGGACATCCCCCTCCTCTTCGCCAACCCGCACTCCCTCATCGAGGGCATCGTCATCGCCTGTCACGCCATCCGCTCCAGCCACGCGTTCATCTATCTGCGCGGCGAGGTCGTACCGGTGCTGCGGCGGCTGCACGAGGCGGTGCGCGAGGCGTACGAGGCGGGCTACCTCGGCAAGGACGCCCTCGGCCCCGGCAAGGACCTGGAGCTCACCGTGCACGCCGGCGCCGGCGCGTACATCTGCGGCGAGGAGACCGCGCTGCTCGACTCGCTGGAGGGCCGCCGAGGGCAGCCGAGGCTGCGTCCCCCCTTCCCGGCCGTCGCCGGCCTGTACGCCTGCCCCACAGTGGTGAACAACGTCGAGTCCATCGCCTCGGTTCCCGCCCTCGTCAACAAGGGCAAGGACTGGTTCCGTTCGATGGGCAGCGAGAAGTCGCCCGGCTTCACGCTCTACTCGCTCAGCGGCCACGTCGCCAGCCCCGGCCAGTACGAGGCCCCGCTGGGCATCACCCTGCGCCAGCTCCTCGACATGAGCGGCGGCATGCGCCCGGGGCACCGGCTGAAGTTCTGGACCCCCGGCGGCTCCTCCACCCCGATGCTCACCGACGATCACCTGGACGTCCCCCTCGACTACGAGGGCGTCGGCAACGCCGGCTCCATGCTCGGCACCAAGGCGCTCCAGTGCTTCGACGAGACCACCTGCGTGGTGCGGGCCGTCACCCGCTGGACCGAGTTCTACGCGCACGAGTCCTGCGGCAAGTGCACCCCCTGCCGCGAAGGCACCTACTGGCTCGTCCAGCTGATGCGCGACATCGAAGCGGGCAAGGCCGGCCCCGCCGACCTGGAGAAGATCGCCGACATCGCCGACAACATAAACGGCAAGTCCTTCTGCGCCCTCGGTGACGGCGCGGCGTCCCCGATCTTCTCCTCGCTCCAGTACTTCCGCGAGGAGTACGAGCAGCACCTCGAGGGCCGCGGCTGCCCCTTCGACCCCGAGAAGTCCACCGCGTGGGCGGACGCGGCGGGTTCCCCGCGTGCGGGGGTGACGGCGTGA
- the nuoE gene encoding NADH-quinone oxidoreductase subunit NuoE codes for MSGQPAEAVEIGIPQMPAPDYPAEVRKRLEADAREIIARYPDSRSALLPMLHLVQSEEGHVTRTGQRFCAELLDLTTAEVNAVATFYTMYRRKPSGDYQVGVCTNTLCAVMGGDAIYAALREHLAVGDGETTEDGKVTLEHIECNAACDFAPVMMVNWEFFDNQTPDSARQLVDDLRAGREVEPTRGAPLCTFKKTARILAGFPDERTDANAASGSAGPPSLVGLRLAKGETAPGIVAPRSAAADEEGE; via the coding sequence ATGAGCGGACAGCCGGCAGAGGCCGTGGAGATCGGCATCCCGCAGATGCCCGCGCCCGACTACCCCGCCGAGGTGCGGAAGCGGCTGGAGGCGGACGCCCGGGAGATCATCGCCCGCTACCCCGACAGCCGGTCGGCGCTGCTGCCGATGCTGCACCTGGTGCAGTCGGAGGAGGGGCACGTCACCCGCACGGGACAGCGGTTCTGCGCCGAGCTGCTCGACCTGACCACGGCCGAGGTCAACGCGGTCGCGACGTTCTACACCATGTACCGCCGCAAGCCCTCGGGCGACTACCAGGTCGGGGTGTGCACCAACACCCTGTGCGCTGTCATGGGCGGCGACGCCATCTACGCCGCGCTGCGCGAGCACCTGGCCGTGGGCGACGGGGAGACCACCGAGGACGGCAAGGTCACCCTGGAGCACATCGAGTGCAACGCGGCCTGCGACTTCGCGCCCGTGATGATGGTCAACTGGGAGTTCTTCGACAACCAGACGCCCGACAGCGCGCGGCAGCTCGTCGACGACCTGCGCGCCGGGCGCGAGGTCGAGCCCACCCGCGGCGCCCCCCTGTGCACGTTCAAGAAGACCGCGCGCATCCTCGCGGGCTTCCCCGACGAGCGCACCGACGCCAACGCCGCCTCCGGCAGCGCGGGACCCCCCTCCCTGGTGGGCCTGCGGCTGGCCAAGGGCGAGACCGCACCAGGCATCGTCGCCCCCCGCAGTGCGGCGGCCGACGAGGAGGGGGAGTGA